One window from the genome of Sphaerotilus microaerophilus encodes:
- a CDS encoding BON domain-containing protein — MSQPNTPTTARPATPATPAPLRALALALGLVAGATALSGCAPLIVGGAALGSALVVTDRRSSGVQFDDQALEVKAGNRIREAVGERVRVNVNSYSRLILLTGEVHKEEDRAAVEAAVAKLDNVKVINELVVDWPRTSGEQSSDLMLASKVKAKFVDTRGMESNAFSVVTNRGVVYLMGKVTEEEAGIAVEVARTVPGVKKVVRVLDIITPEQLAAIKGR; from the coding sequence ATGTCGCAGCCGAACACCCCCACCACCGCCCGCCCCGCCACCCCTGCCACCCCGGCCCCCCTGCGCGCGCTTGCCCTGGCGCTCGGCCTGGTGGCTGGCGCCACCGCACTGTCGGGTTGCGCCCCGTTGATCGTCGGCGGCGCGGCACTGGGCAGCGCGCTGGTGGTCACGGACCGGCGCAGCTCCGGCGTCCAGTTCGACGACCAGGCGCTGGAGGTCAAGGCCGGCAACCGCATCCGCGAGGCGGTTGGCGAGCGCGTGCGCGTGAACGTCAACAGCTACAGCCGCCTGATCCTGCTCACCGGCGAGGTGCACAAGGAAGAGGACCGGGCCGCTGTGGAAGCCGCCGTGGCGAAGCTGGACAACGTCAAGGTCATCAACGAGCTGGTGGTGGACTGGCCGCGCACCAGCGGCGAACAGTCCAGCGACCTGATGCTGGCCAGCAAGGTCAAGGCCAAGTTCGTCGACACCCGCGGCATGGAGTCCAACGCCTTCAGCGTCGTCACCAACCGGGGCGTGGTCTACCTGATGGGCAAGGTGACCGAGGAAGAGGCCGGCATCGCCGTCGAGGTGGCGCGCACCGTGCCCGGCGTGAAGAAGGTGGTGCGCGTGCTCGACATCATCACGCCCGAGCAGCTCGCGGCCATCAAGGGACGTTGA
- the proC gene encoding pyrroline-5-carboxylate reductase — MNTSSSLLAFIGGGNMASAIIGGLIRSGTPTDQLLVIEPWDVQRDKLRAEFGIEALPAADERLARAGTVVWAVKPQSFAEAAAPCAGHVGAALHLSVMAGIRSDAIARATGSERVVRAMPNTPALIGQGITGLYARVDVTPAERERIQALLAPTGSVLWVEREADLDAVTALSGSGPAYVFYFVEAMVAAAERMGLSAEQGKQLALATFTGAAELARRSPDSPATLRERVTSKGGTTYAALCSLEASGVATAFIAALDAACQRARELGDEFGR; from the coding sequence ATGAACACCTCTTCCTCCCTCCTGGCCTTCATCGGTGGTGGCAACATGGCCAGTGCCATCATCGGCGGGCTGATCCGCAGCGGCACGCCCACCGACCAACTGCTGGTGATCGAGCCCTGGGACGTGCAGCGCGACAAGCTGCGCGCCGAGTTCGGCATCGAGGCCCTGCCGGCCGCCGACGAGCGCCTGGCTCGCGCCGGTACCGTCGTCTGGGCGGTCAAGCCGCAGAGCTTTGCCGAGGCCGCCGCGCCCTGCGCGGGCCATGTCGGCGCCGCGCTGCACCTGTCGGTGATGGCCGGCATCCGCAGCGATGCGATCGCCCGGGCCACCGGCAGCGAGCGCGTCGTGCGCGCCATGCCCAATACGCCCGCGCTGATCGGCCAGGGCATCACCGGCCTGTACGCCCGGGTGGACGTCACCCCCGCCGAGCGCGAGCGCATCCAGGCGCTGCTGGCGCCGACGGGCAGCGTGCTGTGGGTGGAGCGCGAGGCCGACCTCGACGCGGTGACCGCGCTGTCGGGCTCTGGCCCGGCCTATGTGTTTTATTTTGTTGAAGCGATGGTGGCCGCGGCCGAGCGCATGGGGCTCAGCGCCGAACAGGGCAAGCAGCTGGCGCTGGCCACCTTCACCGGCGCGGCCGAACTGGCCCGCCGCTCGCCGGACAGTCCGGCCACCCTGCGTGAACGCGTCACAAGCAAGGGCGGTACCACCTACGCCGCACTGTGCTCGCTGGAGGCCAGCGGCGTCGCCACCGCCTTCATCGCGGCACTCGACGCCGCCTGCCAACGGGCCCGCGAATTGGGGGACGAGTTCGGCCGCTGA
- a CDS encoding RNA polymerase sigma factor FliA produces MYTAKGRLDANAMLKQYSPLVRRLAHQMIAKLPANVELDDLIQVGMIGLTDALTRFDTGQGVQFETFATQRIRGAMLDELRGADWMSRGNRKHQRDIEGAVHRLEQRLGRAPHESEIAKEMGITLTDYQDLLNKVRGTQLIYLEDMGGDEGDNDFLDRHVAEEGADPLARLNDYRMREALVEAIKNLPEREQFVMSMYYEQDMNLKEIAAVLGVTESRVCQLHSQSIARLRSKLRAW; encoded by the coding sequence ATGTACACCGCCAAGGGTCGTCTCGACGCCAACGCCATGCTCAAGCAGTACAGCCCGCTGGTGCGGCGGCTGGCGCACCAGATGATCGCCAAGCTGCCGGCCAATGTGGAGCTGGATGACCTGATCCAGGTCGGCATGATCGGTCTGACCGATGCGCTGACCCGCTTCGACACCGGCCAGGGGGTGCAGTTCGAGACCTTCGCCACCCAGCGCATCCGCGGCGCGATGCTCGACGAGCTGCGCGGCGCCGACTGGATGAGCCGCGGCAACCGCAAGCACCAGCGCGACATCGAGGGGGCCGTGCACCGCCTGGAGCAGCGCCTGGGCCGCGCGCCCCACGAAAGCGAGATCGCCAAGGAAATGGGCATCACGCTGACCGACTACCAGGACCTGCTCAACAAGGTGCGCGGCACCCAGCTGATCTACCTGGAGGACATGGGCGGCGACGAGGGCGACAACGACTTCCTGGACCGCCACGTGGCCGAGGAGGGCGCCGACCCGCTGGCGCGCCTGAACGACTACCGCATGCGCGAGGCCCTGGTCGAGGCGATCAAGAACCTGCCCGAGCGCGAGCAGTTCGTGATGAGCATGTACTACGAGCAGGACATGAACCTCAAGGAAATCGCGGCGGTGCTGGGCGTGACCGAGTCGCGCGTGTGCCAGCTGCACAGCCAGTCGATTGCCCGGCTGCGCTCGAAGCTGCGCGCCTGGTGA
- a CDS encoding Glu/Leu/Phe/Val family dehydrogenase, whose amino-acid sequence MNTPHPPLPSSTATRTTASTPLSYVSSEPHSPWGTYLAQIDRVEPYLGRLARWAESLRRPKRSLIVDVPIEMDDGTVRHFEGYRVQHSLSRGPGKGGVRYHPDVTLGEVMALAGWMTIKNAAVNLPYGGAKGGIRVDPKQLSLKELERLTRRYTSEIGIIIGPQQDIPAPDVNTNAQVMAWMMDTYSMNIGATASGVVTGKPIDLGGSLGRVKATGRGVFVTGREAARRAGLNLDGARVAVQGFGNVGSAAAELFAGAGAKIVAVQDHTGTIANPGGLDMAELMPQVRREGGVGGFAGCERIADEDFWGIDCDILIPAALEGQIDVLRANRLRARLVLEGANGPTLPDADDVLAERGILVVPDVICNAGGVTVSYFEWVQDFSSFFWTEDEINVRLDKIMVEALRRIWDMADQHRIPLRTAAFAVACERILMAREMRGLYP is encoded by the coding sequence ATGAACACCCCCCACCCCCCCCTGCCCTCCTCCACGGCCACTCGCACCACGGCCAGCACGCCGCTGTCCTATGTGTCGTCGGAACCCCACTCGCCCTGGGGCACCTACCTGGCGCAGATCGACCGCGTCGAGCCCTACCTGGGCCGGCTGGCACGCTGGGCCGAATCGCTGCGCCGGCCCAAACGCAGCCTGATCGTCGATGTGCCCATCGAGATGGACGACGGCACGGTGCGCCACTTCGAGGGCTACCGCGTGCAGCACAGCCTCAGCCGCGGTCCCGGCAAGGGGGGAGTGCGCTACCACCCGGACGTCACGCTCGGCGAGGTGATGGCCCTGGCCGGTTGGATGACGATCAAGAACGCCGCCGTCAACCTGCCCTACGGCGGCGCAAAGGGTGGCATCCGCGTCGACCCGAAGCAGCTTTCCCTCAAGGAACTGGAGCGCCTGACGCGGCGCTACACCAGCGAGATCGGCATCATCATCGGCCCGCAGCAGGACATCCCGGCGCCCGACGTCAACACCAACGCCCAGGTCATGGCCTGGATGATGGACACCTACTCGATGAACATTGGCGCCACCGCGAGCGGCGTGGTGACCGGCAAGCCCATCGACCTGGGCGGCTCGCTCGGACGGGTCAAGGCCACCGGCCGCGGCGTGTTCGTCACCGGGCGGGAGGCGGCCCGCCGCGCCGGGCTGAACCTGGATGGCGCGCGCGTCGCGGTGCAGGGCTTCGGCAACGTCGGCTCGGCCGCGGCAGAGCTGTTTGCCGGCGCGGGGGCGAAGATCGTCGCCGTGCAGGACCACACCGGCACCATCGCCAACCCGGGCGGCCTGGACATGGCCGAGCTGATGCCGCAGGTGCGCCGGGAGGGCGGCGTCGGCGGCTTCGCGGGCTGCGAGCGCATCGCCGACGAGGATTTCTGGGGCATCGACTGCGACATCCTGATCCCCGCGGCCCTGGAAGGCCAGATCGACGTGCTGCGGGCCAACCGGCTGCGCGCCCGCCTCGTGCTGGAGGGCGCCAACGGCCCGACCCTGCCCGACGCCGACGACGTGCTGGCCGAGCGCGGCATCCTCGTGGTGCCCGACGTGATCTGCAATGCCGGCGGTGTCACGGTGTCCTACTTCGAGTGGGTGCAGGACTTCTCCAGCTTCTTCTGGACCGAGGACGAGATCAACGTGCGGCTGGACAAGATCATGGTCGAGGCCCTGCGTCGCATCTGGGACATGGCCGACCAGCACCGCATCCCGCTGCGCACCGCGGCCTTCGCCGTGGCCTGCGAGCGCATCCTGATGGCGCGCGAAATGCGGGGCCTCTACCCCTGA
- a CDS encoding NAD(P)-dependent oxidoreductase — protein sequence MNTKVYEPIPARRVAFLGLGVMGGPMAGHLARAGHQVTVYNRTAAKAAQWVAQYGGQAAATPREAAQGAEFVFACVGNDDDLRSVTLGADLGGGQRAADGAFAGMAEGAVFIDHTTASAEVARDLHAAARERGLHFVDAPVSGGQAGAVNGVLTVMCGGDAEPFAAMQPVAMAFSRAVTLLGASGAGQLAKMVNQICIAGLVQGLSEAIAFGQKAGLDMKQVLDVIGKGAAQSWQLDNRGRTMVDDQFNFGFAVDWMRKDLGLVMDEARRNGARLPVTALVDQFYADVQAEGGGRWDTSSLIRRLR from the coding sequence ATGAACACCAAGGTCTACGAACCCATCCCGGCGCGCCGCGTCGCCTTCCTCGGTCTGGGCGTGATGGGGGGGCCGATGGCGGGCCATCTGGCGCGTGCCGGCCACCAAGTCACGGTCTACAACCGCACGGCGGCCAAGGCGGCGCAGTGGGTGGCGCAGTACGGCGGCCAAGCGGCGGCCACGCCGCGCGAGGCGGCCCAGGGCGCGGAGTTCGTCTTCGCCTGCGTGGGCAACGACGACGACCTTCGTTCGGTCACGTTGGGTGCTGACCTGGGTGGCGGCCAGCGGGCCGCCGATGGCGCCTTCGCCGGCATGGCCGAAGGCGCGGTCTTCATCGACCACACCACCGCCTCGGCCGAGGTGGCGCGCGACCTGCACGCCGCCGCGCGTGAGCGGGGGCTGCACTTCGTCGATGCGCCGGTCTCCGGCGGCCAGGCCGGTGCCGTCAATGGCGTGCTGACGGTGATGTGCGGCGGCGATGCCGAGCCCTTCGCGGCGATGCAGCCGGTGGCGATGGCGTTCTCGCGTGCGGTGACGCTGCTGGGTGCCAGCGGGGCGGGTCAGCTGGCCAAGATGGTCAATCAGATCTGCATCGCCGGGCTGGTGCAGGGGCTATCGGAGGCCATCGCCTTCGGCCAGAAGGCCGGCCTGGACATGAAGCAGGTGCTGGACGTGATCGGCAAGGGCGCGGCGCAGAGCTGGCAGCTCGACAACCGCGGCCGGACGATGGTGGACGACCAGTTCAACTTCGGTTTCGCGGTCGACTGGATGCGCAAGGACCTGGGCCTGGTGATGGACGAGGCGCGCCGCAACGGTGCACGCCTGCCAGTCACCGCCCTGGTGGACCAGTTCTACGCCGATGTGCAGGCCGAGGGCGGCGGGCGCTGGGACACCTCCAGCCTCATCCGCCGCTTGCGGTGA
- a CDS encoding YggS family pyridoxal phosphate-dependent enzyme: MTTITNRLQAVHQRLTNACTRAGRSADSVTLLAVSKTQPAAAVRAAHAAGQSAFGENYVQEGLAKIEALADLRPELEWHLIGPLQSNKTRVVAEAFDWVHSIDRLKIAQRLSEQRPAWAAPLQVCLQVNVSGEGSKSGVAPAGLPALAQAVAALPRLRLRGLMAIPEPAGDEAAQRQPHRALRELLEALRQQGLALDTLSTGMSADLEAAVLEGATLVRVGTAIFGERA, translated from the coding sequence ATGACGACGATCACAAATCGGCTTCAAGCTGTGCACCAACGGCTTACGAACGCTTGCACCCGGGCGGGGCGAAGTGCCGACAGCGTCACGCTGCTGGCCGTGAGCAAGACGCAACCGGCCGCGGCGGTGCGCGCGGCCCATGCCGCCGGGCAGAGCGCCTTCGGCGAGAACTACGTGCAGGAGGGCCTGGCCAAGATCGAGGCGCTGGCTGACCTGCGGCCGGAGCTGGAATGGCACCTGATCGGCCCGCTGCAGAGCAACAAGACCCGGGTGGTGGCCGAGGCCTTTGACTGGGTGCACAGCATCGATCGCCTGAAGATCGCCCAGCGCCTGAGCGAGCAGCGCCCCGCCTGGGCCGCGCCGCTGCAGGTCTGCCTGCAGGTCAACGTCAGCGGCGAGGGCAGCAAGAGCGGTGTCGCGCCCGCCGGATTGCCGGCGCTCGCGCAGGCGGTGGCGGCCCTGCCCCGTCTGCGCCTGCGCGGCCTGATGGCGATTCCCGAGCCTGCCGGCGACGAAGCGGCGCAGCGCCAACCCCACCGCGCGCTGCGGGAGCTGCTGGAGGCCCTGCGCCAGCAAGGCCTGGCGCTCGACACCCTGTCGACGGGCATGAGCGCCGACCTGGAGGCCGCCGTGCTCGAAGGTGCCACCCTCGTGCGGGTGGGCACCGCCATCTTCGGGGAACGCGCCTGA
- a CDS encoding PilT/PilU family type 4a pilus ATPase yields MERDQASKFINDLLRLLVSRAGSDLFLTCDFPPAIKVDGKVTKVSPQPLTGQHTLALARSVMNDKQAAEFERTKECNFAISPSAVGRFRVNAFMQQGQVGMVFRTIPRELPTIDKLGLPTVLKDVTMSKRGLVIMVGATGSGKSTSLAAMVDYRNETAYDHIITIEDPVEFVHPHKNCIITQREVGIDTLNWESALKNTLRQAPDVILMGEIRDRETMEHAVAFAETGHLCMATLHANSANQALDRIVNFFPEERRDQLLMDLSLNLRAMISQRLLPREEGAGRIAAVEVLLNTPLVSELIFKGEVSAIKEIMKKSREHGMQTFDQSLFDLYEGHYIGYADALRNADSVNDLRLQIKLHSRRARNTDFGAGTEHLAIV; encoded by the coding sequence ATGGAACGCGATCAGGCTTCGAAATTCATCAATGACTTGCTGCGGCTGCTGGTGTCGCGTGCCGGGTCGGACCTGTTCCTGACCTGTGACTTCCCGCCGGCGATCAAGGTGGACGGCAAGGTGACCAAGGTGTCGCCGCAGCCGCTGACCGGCCAGCACACGCTGGCGTTGGCCCGCTCGGTGATGAACGACAAGCAGGCGGCCGAGTTCGAGCGCACCAAGGAGTGCAATTTCGCCATCTCGCCGTCCGCGGTGGGGCGCTTCCGGGTCAATGCCTTCATGCAGCAGGGGCAGGTGGGCATGGTGTTCCGCACCATCCCGCGCGAGCTGCCGACGATCGACAAGCTCGGCCTGCCGACGGTGCTCAAGGACGTGACCATGTCCAAGCGCGGGCTGGTCATCATGGTGGGCGCCACCGGCTCGGGCAAGAGCACCTCGCTGGCGGCGATGGTGGACTACCGCAACGAAACCGCCTACGACCACATCATCACCATCGAGGATCCGGTCGAGTTCGTGCACCCGCACAAGAACTGCATCATCACTCAGCGCGAGGTCGGCATCGACACCCTGAACTGGGAGTCCGCGCTGAAGAACACCCTGCGCCAGGCGCCCGACGTGATCCTGATGGGCGAGATCCGCGACCGCGAGACGATGGAGCACGCGGTGGCCTTCGCCGAGACCGGTCACCTGTGCATGGCCACCCTGCATGCCAACAGCGCCAACCAGGCGCTGGACCGCATCGTCAACTTCTTTCCCGAAGAACGGCGCGACCAGCTGCTGATGGACCTGTCGTTGAACCTGCGCGCCATGATCTCGCAGCGCCTGCTGCCGCGCGAGGAAGGCGCCGGGCGCATCGCCGCGGTGGAGGTGCTGCTGAACACGCCGCTGGTGTCCGAGCTGATCTTCAAGGGTGAGGTCTCTGCCATCAAGGAGATCATGAAGAAGAGCCGCGAGCACGGCATGCAGACCTTCGACCAGTCGCTGTTCGACCTCTACGAAGGCCACTACATCGGCTACGCCGATGCCCTGCGCAACGCCGATTCGGTCAACGACCTGCGCCTGCAGATCAAGCTGCACAGCCGGCGCGCCCGCAACACCGACTTCGGCGCCGGTACCGAGCACCTGGCGATCGTCTGA
- a CDS encoding type IV pilus twitching motility protein PilT, with translation MDITQLLAFSVRNKASDLHLSAGLPPMIRVHGDVRRINVDPLDHKKVREMIYDVMNDAQRKVYEETLECDFSFEIQGLSRFRVNAFNQQRGAGAVFRTIPSKIQSLEELRTPKVFADLSLKPRGLLLVTGPTGSGKSTTLAAMVDHRNDNEHGHILTVEDPIEFVHESKKCLINQREVGPQTLSFSNALRAALREDPDAILVGELRDLETIRLALTAAETGHLVFATLHTSSAAKTVDRMVDVFPAAEKEMVRAMLSESLVAVISQTLCKNRDGTGRVAAHEIMLGSAAIRNLIRENKVAQMYSIIQTGQAQGMQTLDQNLTELVRKGVITPAEARSKARSPENFPG, from the coding sequence ATGGACATCACTCAGTTGCTCGCGTTCTCGGTGCGCAACAAGGCCTCTGACCTCCACCTCTCGGCCGGCCTGCCGCCCATGATCCGCGTGCACGGCGACGTGCGGCGCATCAACGTCGACCCGCTGGACCACAAGAAGGTCCGGGAGATGATCTACGACGTGATGAACGACGCCCAGCGCAAGGTCTACGAGGAGACGCTGGAATGCGATTTCTCCTTCGAGATCCAGGGCCTGTCGCGCTTTCGCGTCAACGCCTTCAATCAGCAGCGGGGCGCCGGCGCGGTGTTCCGCACCATCCCGAGCAAGATCCAGAGCCTGGAGGAGCTGCGCACGCCCAAGGTCTTCGCCGACCTGTCGCTCAAGCCGCGCGGGCTGCTGCTGGTGACCGGGCCGACCGGCTCGGGCAAATCCACCACGCTGGCGGCCATGGTGGATCACCGCAACGACAACGAGCATGGGCACATCCTGACGGTCGAAGACCCGATCGAGTTCGTGCACGAGTCGAAGAAGTGCCTGATCAACCAGCGCGAGGTGGGGCCGCAGACGCTGTCGTTCTCCAATGCGCTGCGTGCCGCGCTGCGCGAGGATCCGGACGCCATCCTGGTGGGCGAGTTGCGCGACCTGGAGACCATCCGCCTCGCACTCACCGCGGCGGAGACCGGCCACCTCGTCTTTGCCACGCTGCACACCTCGAGCGCGGCCAAGACCGTCGACCGGATGGTGGACGTCTTCCCCGCGGCCGAAAAGGAGATGGTGCGCGCGATGCTCTCGGAGTCGCTGGTGGCGGTGATCTCGCAGACGCTGTGCAAGAACCGCGACGGCACCGGACGGGTGGCGGCGCACGAGATCATGCTGGGCTCGGCGGCCATCCGCAACCTGATCCGCGAGAACAAGGTGGCCCAGATGTACTCGATCATCCAGACCGGGCAGGCCCAGGGCATGCAGACGCTGGACCAGAACCTGACCGAGCTGGTGCGCAAAGGGGTGATCACGCCCGCCGAGGCCCGCAGCAAGGCCCGCAGCCCCGAGAACTTCCCGGGCTGA
- a CDS encoding IS1182 family transposase, whose translation MMSAQRDQVELRACDLDSVLADDHAARTVWAFVQSLDLAPLYARIKSVDGRGGAPAIDPAILVALWLWATIDGVGSAREVDRLCERDDAYRWICGGVGVNYHSLADFRTQHEAWLDAQLTRSIAALLDRRLVTLNVVAQDGLRVRASAKASSFRRRDKLAQLHAQAQAQVQALKRELAEDAGASSRRKQAAQERAAREREQRLAAALATMERIKPAAEPKKAKPSKRRGRDHDGDPPAPPAPEPKVPPEPRVSSTDVDARVMKMADGGFRPAFNAQLAVDAATQLIAAVDLVNSGSDMGQMDPLHQAVQQRYGLTPDHWLADGGYTKLAAIDALTERGTQPVLPAARSRNPDINALAPKPSDSPAQAQWRSLMASHWGKDLYVWRGASVECANAQLRRRGFTRLNVCGLVKARAVLLWHALAHNLMRMRSLNFAFMA comes from the coding sequence GTGATGTCGGCACAGCGCGATCAGGTCGAATTGCGAGCGTGCGATCTGGATTCGGTACTGGCAGATGACCATGCGGCGCGCACCGTGTGGGCCTTCGTGCAGTCGCTGGACCTGGCGCCGCTGTATGCGCGCATCAAGTCGGTGGACGGGCGCGGGGGCGCGCCGGCCATCGATCCGGCGATCCTGGTGGCACTGTGGCTATGGGCCACCATCGACGGGGTGGGCTCGGCGCGCGAAGTCGACCGGCTGTGCGAGCGCGACGATGCCTACCGCTGGATCTGCGGCGGCGTGGGGGTGAACTACCACTCGCTGGCGGACTTTCGGACCCAGCACGAGGCGTGGCTGGATGCGCAGCTCACGCGCTCGATTGCCGCACTGCTCGATCGCCGGCTGGTCACGCTCAACGTGGTGGCGCAGGACGGACTGCGCGTGCGTGCCTCGGCCAAGGCGTCGAGCTTTCGTCGGCGCGACAAGCTCGCGCAACTGCATGCCCAGGCCCAGGCGCAGGTCCAGGCCCTCAAGCGCGAACTGGCCGAGGACGCCGGGGCCAGTTCGCGGCGCAAGCAGGCCGCCCAGGAACGCGCGGCACGTGAGCGCGAGCAGCGCCTGGCTGCCGCGCTGGCGACGATGGAGCGGATCAAGCCGGCGGCCGAGCCCAAGAAGGCCAAGCCCTCCAAACGACGCGGGCGCGACCACGACGGCGATCCTCCCGCGCCGCCCGCCCCCGAACCCAAGGTGCCGCCCGAGCCGCGCGTGAGCAGCACCGACGTCGATGCGCGCGTCATGAAGATGGCCGACGGGGGCTTCCGCCCGGCCTTCAACGCCCAACTGGCTGTCGATGCGGCAACGCAGCTCATTGCCGCCGTGGACTTGGTCAACAGCGGCTCGGACATGGGGCAGATGGACCCCCTGCATCAGGCCGTGCAGCAGCGCTACGGCCTCACGCCCGACCATTGGCTGGCCGATGGCGGCTACACCAAGCTGGCCGCCATTGATGCGCTCACCGAGCGCGGCACGCAGCCCGTGCTGCCCGCTGCGCGCAGCCGCAACCCCGATATCAATGCACTGGCGCCCAAGCCCTCGGATTCCCCGGCGCAAGCCCAGTGGCGCAGCCTCATGGCCAGCCACTGGGGCAAGGACCTGTACGTCTGGCGCGGTGCCAGCGTGGAGTGCGCCAACGCGCAGCTGCGACGGCGCGGCTTCACGCGCCTGAACGTGTGCGGCCTGGTCAAGGCGCGTGCGGTGCTGCTCTGGCACGCCCTGGCGCACAACCTGATGCGCATGCGAAGCCTGAATTTCGCCTTCATGGCCTGA
- a CDS encoding hemerythrin domain-containing protein — MTLLAWNDQIANNHPQMDQTHQEFVVLLNELEAARLDGAPDVLARYDALVEHTVEHFAQEDRWMAATGFTPENCHSNQHKQVLDLLREVRRRVVEEGQEELIPRLLPELAQWFEQHAQMMDAALVFHMGEVGYDAASGRIDRPVQPEAAISGCGGSTCA; from the coding sequence ATGACCCTCCTCGCCTGGAACGACCAAATCGCCAACAACCATCCGCAGATGGACCAGACGCACCAGGAGTTCGTCGTGCTGCTCAACGAGCTGGAAGCGGCCCGGCTGGATGGTGCGCCGGATGTGCTGGCGCGCTATGACGCGTTGGTGGAGCACACCGTCGAGCACTTTGCACAGGAGGATCGCTGGATGGCCGCCACCGGTTTCACACCGGAGAACTGCCACAGCAACCAGCACAAGCAGGTGCTCGATCTGCTGCGCGAGGTGCGCCGCCGGGTGGTCGAAGAGGGCCAGGAGGAGCTGATCCCGCGCCTGCTGCCCGAGTTGGCACAGTGGTTCGAGCAGCATGCCCAGATGATGGATGCCGCCCTGGTGTTCCACATGGGCGAGGTGGGCTATGACGCGGCCAGCGGCCGCATCGACCGCCCGGTCCAGCCCGAGGCGGCCATCTCCGGCTGCGGCGGCAGCACCTGCGCCTGA
- a CDS encoding methyl-accepting chemotaxis protein yields MLSLLRPRRPAPTADAPLAAAPAVDGGAIVRRLAGKVSTIGRDAAEARGVIEDTQRVVVSQVEAMHALTDQLAQVQTAQDAIGQATSASLEAVTRARAVVAEVASEVAGIVHVLHEVSAAAGDITQIALQTRLVAFNASVEAKRAGEAGRGFGVVADAVKDLAGRVEVSSKTIMGTLAQLDQRIEAFSREIRIDTGPAVRSGASQGSIHRAFADVETDVQRINVAAQGSRDICLRVSERTEGLGQDMQAAMIGLDTAMSCSDRFLRVSEQLIDELAASDVATDDTPYIEAVQRVAAQVGAALEQALARGDISAADLFDEAYRPIPNTRPAQHLTRFAQLTDRLLPPIQEAMLAFSPKVAFCIAADRNGYIATHNRKYCQPQRGDLAWDTANSRYRRIFDDRTGLASARNQRPFLLQTYRRDMGGGKHVLMKEAAAPITVAGRHWGGMRLAYQF; encoded by the coding sequence ATGCTGAGCCTGCTGCGCCCCCGCCGTCCCGCGCCCACCGCCGATGCACCGCTGGCCGCCGCGCCGGCGGTCGATGGTGGGGCCATCGTACGCAGACTCGCCGGCAAGGTGTCGACCATCGGTCGCGATGCCGCCGAGGCGCGCGGCGTGATCGAGGACACCCAGCGCGTGGTGGTCTCCCAGGTCGAGGCGATGCACGCGCTGACCGATCAGCTTGCGCAGGTGCAGACCGCGCAGGACGCCATCGGCCAGGCCACGAGTGCCAGCCTGGAGGCCGTGACCCGCGCCCGCGCCGTGGTGGCCGAGGTGGCCAGCGAGGTGGCCGGCATCGTGCATGTGCTGCACGAGGTGTCGGCCGCGGCCGGCGACATCACCCAGATCGCGCTGCAGACCCGCCTGGTGGCCTTCAATGCCTCGGTGGAGGCCAAGCGCGCTGGCGAGGCAGGCCGTGGCTTTGGCGTGGTGGCCGATGCGGTGAAGGACCTGGCCGGGCGTGTGGAGGTGTCCTCCAAGACCATCATGGGCACGCTGGCCCAGTTGGACCAGCGCATCGAGGCCTTCTCGCGCGAGATCCGCATCGACACCGGCCCGGCGGTCAGGTCGGGTGCCTCCCAGGGGTCCATCCACCGGGCCTTTGCCGATGTCGAGACCGACGTCCAGCGCATCAATGTCGCAGCCCAGGGCAGCCGCGACATCTGCCTGCGCGTGAGCGAGCGCACCGAAGGGCTCGGCCAGGACATGCAGGCCGCGATGATCGGGCTGGACACCGCGATGTCCTGCAGCGACCGCTTCCTGCGGGTGTCCGAGCAGCTCATCGACGAGCTGGCCGCCAGTGACGTGGCCACCGACGACACGCCCTACATCGAGGCCGTGCAGCGCGTGGCCGCCCAGGTGGGCGCGGCGCTGGAACAGGCGCTGGCACGTGGCGACATCTCGGCGGCCGATCTGTTCGACGAGGCCTACCGGCCGATCCCGAACACCCGCCCGGCGCAGCACCTGACCCGCTTCGCCCAGCTGACCGACCGGTTGCTGCCGCCGATCCAGGAAGCGATGCTGGCCTTCAGCCCCAAGGTCGCGTTCTGCATCGCCGCCGACCGCAACGGCTACATCGCCACGCACAACCGCAAGTACTGCCAGCCGCAGCGTGGTGACCTGGCCTGGGACACCGCCAACAGCCGCTACCGACGCATCTTCGACGACCGCACCGGGCTGGCGTCGGCGCGCAACCAGAGGCCCTTCCTGCTGCAGACCTACCGCCGCGACATGGGCGGTGGCAAGCATGTGCTGATGAAGGAAGCCGCCGCCCCGATCACCGTGGCCGGCCGCCACTGGGGCGGCATGCGGCTGGCCTACCAGTTCTGA